In Spirochaetales bacterium, the following are encoded in one genomic region:
- a CDS encoding Uma2 family endonuclease — MALTKVKLTYRDFILFPDNGKRHELIDGDHFITPAPSIRHQIVSKNIEYLFERYFRNSDTGIILDAPVDVYLSDFDIVEPDLIIIKKENQKIIRDNYIKGHPDMVVEIISPSTQKNDIELKKHLYEKYGVEEYWIVDPDNNEVQQYVLREGTYMKRGTFTDGITAHILPDLSIDLKKIF, encoded by the coding sequence ATGGCACTGACGAAAGTGAAATTGACATACCGGGATTTCATTCTCTTCCCCGATAATGGAAAGCGGCATGAGCTTATTGATGGAGATCATTTTATAACCCCTGCACCATCCATACGGCATCAAATCGTATCAAAAAATATTGAATATCTTTTTGAACGATATTTCAGAAACAGCGATACCGGCATTATTCTGGATGCACCGGTCGATGTGTATCTGTCTGATTTTGATATTGTCGAGCCGGATCTCATCATCATAAAAAAAGAGAATCAGAAGATTATCAGGGACAACTACATTAAGGGACACCCCGATATGGTGGTTGAAATAATCTCTCCCTCAACTCAAAAAAACGACATTGAATTGAAAAAACATCTCTATGAAAAATATGGCGTAGAAGAGTACTGGATAGTCGATCCTGATAATAATGAAGTGCAGCAGTATGTATTACGTGAAGGAACGTATATGAAGCGCGGAACGTTCACCGACGGCATTACCGCACATATATTGCCGGATTTATCAATCGATTTAAAAAAGATATTTTAG
- a CDS encoding tyrosine-type recombinase/integrase produces the protein MSHILRKTFYTHSLEQGLSLKKVHIMAGHADIRTISRYYSHVVVKPGQFINASYLRRIVTGYEAIYHNFPRLPGLLIN, from the coding sequence GTGTCACACATTCTGCGGAAGACGTTTTACACTCACAGCCTCGAACAAGGCTTATCACTCAAAAAAGTCCACATCATGGCCGGCCACGCGGATATCCGAACGATCAGCCGGTATTACAGTCATGTCGTCGTGAAGCCCGGACAATTCATAAATGCGTCATATCTCCGTCGAATTGTAACAGGTTATGAAGCCATATACCACAATTTCCCCCGGCTTCCAGGCCTCCTGATAAATTAA
- a CDS encoding helix-turn-helix transcriptional regulator: protein MNVAVKKIIQYMQRHGLSKIMLAERIGMNRSQITRCLAGDFTPSLGFQKRINRVFGINNDWIDSP from the coding sequence ATGAATGTAGCGGTGAAGAAAATAATTCAATACATGCAGCGGCATGGTTTGTCAAAAATCATGCTTGCAGAAAGAATCGGCATGAATCGAAGTCAGATAACCAGATGTCTTGCGGGGGATTTTACACCGTCCCTGGGATTTCAAAAAAGGATTAATCGTGTATTCGGTATTAATAATGACTGGATAGACTCTCCCTAA